One window from the genome of Bradyrhizobium xenonodulans encodes:
- a CDS encoding flagellar hook-basal body complex protein, whose translation MGIFDAMNTSVGGLQAQSYALQNISGNIANSSTTGYKGIGTSFVDLIPDSSTPSKQVAGGVTANAKATITTQGTISGSSVATNMAITGDGFFSIQKATGIVDNVPVFSGVTYYTRRGDFQLNANGNLVNGAGYYLMGVAVDSKTGNPTGSVPTVLQFQNNFIPAQATTSIQYAANLPTQPNTAASSTAATGTLLAAGGLNPSDFAANPLPVGTPPAPYTNATVSGAAATGNIRSAYSSTTGTGTVALQNNSSAVASTSTSLDNTVGTHLASSILTALSGQTLTINGNTVTFDTSTTVTTVGNNTTIGLGAGTTATVASILNAIQTAGGAGVTASLSASGNIQISSGTGTDVAIGSGTAATALGISSVTRGGNVLSSPAISGATVLSGTATAGGAQVLSSGFAAGDTITVDGQTLTFMASGASGANQINITDNITTLLGKIDALAGASGSTVSTGGVITLNTGSASNLSVSSSNSAAFAALGFTSTITKNRDGGGTAGTGGVIGNDISTFTKESISGGAVTAYNAAGTPVNLQLRWAKTDSASLGAGHSDTWNLFYQTDPNATGTTVGWVNTGQAFTFANDGSLTSPSGSGITINNVSVSGQSLGSVAFNISSGGLTQYASTSGAVTINTITQNGYSAGQLRSVSVNNSGLVVGTFSNGQNLNLAQVTLSHFNGTNYLKAMDGGAYAATEQSGDAIAGASGSISGSSLEGSNTDIADEFTKLIVTQQAYSANTKVITTANSMVQDLLNVLR comes from the coding sequence ATGGGTATCTTCGATGCAATGAACACCTCGGTGGGTGGCCTGCAGGCGCAGTCCTACGCGCTGCAGAACATTTCCGGCAACATCGCGAACTCATCCACCACCGGTTACAAGGGCATCGGCACCAGCTTCGTCGATCTCATTCCCGACTCGTCCACGCCGAGCAAGCAGGTCGCCGGCGGCGTGACGGCCAACGCCAAGGCCACCATCACGACGCAGGGCACGATCTCGGGCTCCAGCGTCGCCACCAACATGGCGATCACCGGCGACGGCTTCTTCTCGATCCAGAAGGCGACCGGCATCGTCGACAACGTGCCGGTGTTCAGCGGCGTCACCTACTATACGCGGCGCGGCGACTTCCAGCTCAACGCGAACGGCAACCTGGTCAACGGCGCCGGCTATTACCTGATGGGCGTCGCGGTCGACTCCAAGACGGGCAATCCGACCGGCAGCGTCCCGACGGTGCTGCAATTCCAGAACAATTTCATCCCGGCCCAGGCGACCACCTCGATCCAATACGCGGCGAACCTGCCGACCCAGCCGAACACCGCGGCGAGTTCGACCGCGGCGACCGGCACGCTGCTGGCGGCCGGCGGCCTCAACCCGTCCGACTTCGCCGCCAACCCGCTGCCGGTGGGCACGCCGCCCGCGCCCTATACCAACGCGACGGTGTCCGGTGCCGCCGCCACCGGCAACATCCGCTCGGCCTACTCGTCGACGACGGGTACGGGCACGGTTGCGCTCCAGAACAACTCGTCCGCGGTGGCCTCGACCTCCACCTCGCTCGACAACACCGTGGGCACCCATCTCGCCTCAAGCATCCTCACCGCGCTCAGCGGCCAGACGCTGACCATTAATGGCAACACGGTCACCTTCGACACCAGCACCACCGTGACGACGGTCGGCAACAACACCACGATCGGCCTCGGGGCGGGCACCACGGCCACGGTGGCCAGTATCCTGAACGCGATTCAGACCGCCGGCGGCGCCGGCGTCACCGCCTCGCTCTCCGCCAGCGGCAACATCCAGATATCGAGCGGCACCGGCACCGACGTGGCGATCGGCAGCGGCACGGCGGCCACGGCCCTCGGCATCAGCAGCGTGACGCGCGGCGGCAACGTGCTGTCCTCGCCCGCGATCTCGGGCGCGACGGTGCTGAGCGGCACCGCGACGGCCGGCGGCGCCCAGGTGCTGTCGTCGGGCTTCGCTGCCGGTGACACCATCACGGTCGACGGCCAGACGCTGACCTTCATGGCCTCGGGCGCGTCGGGTGCGAACCAGATCAACATCACCGACAACATCACGACCCTGCTCGGCAAGATCGACGCGCTCGCCGGCGCTTCGGGCTCAACGGTCAGCACCGGCGGCGTGATCACGCTGAACACCGGCTCCGCTTCGAACCTGTCGGTGTCCAGCTCCAACAGCGCCGCCTTCGCCGCGCTCGGCTTCACCTCGACCATCACCAAGAACCGCGACGGCGGCGGCACCGCCGGCACCGGCGGCGTGATCGGCAACGACATCTCGACCTTCACCAAGGAATCGATCAGCGGCGGTGCGGTCACCGCCTACAACGCCGCCGGCACGCCGGTGAACCTGCAATTGCGCTGGGCCAAGACCGACAGCGCCTCGCTGGGCGCCGGTCATTCCGACACCTGGAACCTGTTCTACCAGACCGATCCGAATGCGACCGGCACGACGGTCGGCTGGGTCAACACCGGGCAGGCCTTCACCTTTGCCAACGACGGCTCGCTGACCTCGCCGAGCGGCTCGGGCATCACCATCAACAACGTCAGCGTCAGCGGCCAGTCGCTCGGCTCGGTGGCCTTCAACATCTCCTCGGGCGGGTTGACGCAATATGCCAGCACCAGCGGCGCGGTGACCATCAACACCATCACGCAGAACGGCTACTCCGCCGGCCAGCTCCGCTCGGTTTCCGTCAACAACAGCGGTCTCGTGGTCGGCACCTTCTCCAACGGCCAGAACCTCAACCTCGCTCAGGTGACGCTGTCGCACTTCAACGGCACCAACTACCTGAAGGCGATGGACGGCGGCGCTTACGCTGCGACCGAACAGTCGGGAGATGCCATCGCAGGCGCTTCGGGCAGCATCAGCGGCTCGTCGCTGGAAGGATCCAACACCGACATCGCCGACGAGTTCACCAAGCTGATCGTGACCCAGCAGGCCTATTCGGCCAACACCAAGGTGATCACGACGGCGAATTCGATGGTGCAGGACCTCTTGAACGTGTTGCGCTGA
- the msrB gene encoding peptide-methionine (R)-S-oxide reductase MsrB: MFDRRILLTTVAGLFGLSAFRWLRGTPAEAGEKATQKFEIEKTDAEWRAQLTPQQYEILRKEGTERPGSSPLLKEHRKGIFACAGCDLPLFASDTKFESGTGWPSFYQPIEGNVGKTEDRTFGMLRTEVHCRRCGGHLGHVFDDGPKPTGLRYCIDGFGLVFHPAAASAT, translated from the coding sequence ATGTTTGACCGCCGCATCCTGCTAACGACTGTCGCCGGCCTGTTCGGCCTTTCGGCCTTCCGCTGGCTGAGAGGAACGCCCGCCGAGGCTGGCGAGAAGGCCACGCAAAAATTCGAGATCGAGAAGACGGACGCCGAATGGCGCGCCCAGCTCACGCCGCAGCAATACGAGATCCTGCGCAAGGAGGGCACCGAGCGGCCGGGCTCCAGCCCGCTGCTCAAGGAGCACCGCAAGGGCATCTTCGCCTGCGCCGGCTGCGACCTGCCGCTGTTTGCGTCCGACACCAAATTCGAGAGCGGCACCGGCTGGCCGAGCTTCTACCAGCCGATCGAGGGCAATGTCGGCAAGACCGAGGATCGCACGTTCGGCATGCTCCGCACCGAGGTGCATTGCCGGCGCTGCGGCGGCCATCTCGGCCACGTCTTCGACGACGGTCCGAAGCCGACCGGCCTGCGCTACTGCATCGACGGTTTCGGCCTGGTATTCCACCCGGCGGCGGCGTCCGCCACGTAA
- a CDS encoding NAD(P)/FAD-dependent oxidoreductase — MNETFTSASQDEAGFRERTRLSFDLDADICVIGAGLAGLSIALEAARLGASVAVLEGRHVGWNASGNQLGTVMPGFALPLTELIERIGFEDARALWTLSKEGAEFVRANATEENMPGIGPSDGVLEVSNVDAGDRLISRLQMLNEDFDTEVEGWQADRVREVLKTDRYFHGVYYPKGFQVDGRKYVHGLAALARRAGARIFEDTPVVSIDHSGIRKRIVTPSARLRATHIVLAGNIHLGAPLKRLSETLLPVWRYAGITAPLGERVHEIIAFKGAVMDSDGIDHFRIVDGDRLMWESPETTWAARPQRFAGSVGRRIRTIFPQLGNVEITDMFGGATGQTVHGMPQIGQLRKGLWVASGFGRQGMNTSAMAGQLIARSILWGDERWKLFSPFELVWAGGATGRVAGQLVGVWGRASSAAAGSLARYRERARIKDREREARLAEANRAAGTGPRRPPPGVRPRPAPPQKPAAEAAEPAAQDTGVPQ, encoded by the coding sequence ATGAACGAGACTTTCACAAGCGCATCCCAGGACGAAGCCGGCTTTCGCGAGCGCACACGGCTCTCATTCGACCTCGACGCCGACATCTGTGTCATCGGGGCAGGGCTTGCCGGGCTCTCCATCGCGCTGGAGGCCGCCCGGCTGGGGGCCAGCGTCGCCGTGCTCGAGGGCCGCCATGTCGGCTGGAACGCCTCCGGCAACCAGCTCGGCACCGTGATGCCGGGCTTTGCGCTTCCGCTCACTGAACTGATCGAGCGCATCGGCTTCGAGGACGCGCGCGCATTGTGGACGCTGTCGAAGGAGGGCGCCGAGTTCGTCCGGGCCAACGCCACGGAAGAGAACATGCCGGGGATCGGCCCGAGCGACGGCGTGCTCGAAGTCTCCAACGTCGATGCCGGCGACCGGCTGATCAGCCGCTTGCAGATGCTCAACGAGGATTTCGACACCGAGGTCGAGGGCTGGCAGGCCGATCGCGTCCGCGAGGTGCTCAAGACCGATCGCTACTTCCACGGCGTCTACTATCCGAAGGGATTCCAGGTCGACGGCCGCAAATACGTGCATGGCCTCGCGGCGCTGGCGCGGCGCGCAGGCGCCCGCATCTTCGAGGATACGCCGGTGGTCAGCATCGATCATTCCGGCATCCGCAAACGGATCGTCACGCCGTCGGCGCGCCTGCGCGCCACGCACATCGTGCTCGCCGGCAACATCCATCTCGGCGCGCCGTTGAAGCGTCTGTCGGAGACGCTGCTGCCGGTCTGGCGTTATGCCGGCATCACCGCGCCGCTCGGCGAGCGCGTGCACGAGATCATCGCCTTCAAGGGGGCGGTGATGGATTCCGACGGCATCGATCATTTTCGCATCGTCGACGGCGACCGGCTGATGTGGGAGAGCCCGGAGACCACCTGGGCCGCGCGTCCGCAGCGATTTGCGGGCAGCGTCGGGCGGCGGATCCGCACCATCTTTCCCCAGCTCGGCAATGTCGAGATCACCGATATGTTCGGCGGCGCCACCGGCCAGACCGTGCACGGCATGCCGCAGATCGGCCAGTTGCGCAAAGGCCTCTGGGTGGCGAGCGGGTTCGGCCGCCAGGGCATGAACACTTCGGCCATGGCCGGGCAGCTGATCGCGCGCAGCATTCTGTGGGGCGACGAGCGCTGGAAGCTGTTCTCGCCGTTCGAGCTGGTCTGGGCGGGTGGCGCCACGGGACGGGTCGCGGGCCAGTTGGTGGGGGTGTGGGGCAGGGCGAGTTCCGCCGCTGCGGGCTCGCTGGCGCGCTACCGCGAACGGGCCCGGATCAAGGACAGGGAACGCGAGGCGCGGCTGGCCGAAGCCAATCGGGCCGCCGGTACCGGTCCGCGCCGGCCGCCACCCGGCGTTCGGCCTAGGCCGGCTCCGCCGCAGAAGCCAGCGGCTGAAGCCGCGGAACCGGCCGCTCAGGACACCGGCGTTCCGCAATAA
- a CDS encoding SixA phosphatase family protein — MRRLMLLRHAKTETDAPSGRDQDRRLDGRGHKDAAQIGDWIAAHPPFPDAVLVSHAVRARQTWDIAWETMKDRVPAPQVEVLPELYGADPAQILESIRTATAPSDPKQLLLVAHNPGMHEAALMLLGGGEPAGARALADNLPTAGLAIFDFDVKDWGDVAYRRGKLVLFVSPKLLRSD, encoded by the coding sequence ATGCGCCGTTTGATGCTGCTGCGTCACGCCAAGACCGAGACTGACGCGCCGAGCGGCCGTGACCAGGATCGCCGCCTCGACGGCCGCGGCCACAAGGATGCCGCGCAGATCGGGGACTGGATCGCCGCCCATCCCCCCTTCCCCGATGCCGTGCTGGTCTCGCATGCCGTCCGCGCCCGGCAGACCTGGGACATCGCCTGGGAGACGATGAAGGACCGCGTCCCGGCGCCGCAGGTCGAGGTGCTGCCGGAACTCTACGGCGCCGATCCCGCGCAGATTCTGGAATCCATTCGCACTGCAACCGCCCCGTCCGACCCGAAGCAATTGCTGCTGGTCGCCCACAATCCCGGCATGCACGAGGCCGCCTTGATGCTGCTGGGCGGCGGCGAACCGGCCGGCGCCAGGGCGCTCGCCGACAATCTGCCCACGGCGGGGCTTGCGATCTTCGACTTTGACGTCAAGGATTGGGGTGACGTGGCCTACCGCCGCGGCAAGCTGGTGCTGTTCGTCAGTCCCAAGCTGCTTCGATCGGATTGA
- a CDS encoding universal stress protein: protein MFKSILVPIDLADTDLAKPAIATAATLSQTWSGSVRLLNVLPMTPVMLAEYVPADFDEQQRQTSEEALAIVARESGIEAGRISSVVRQGGIYHEILEEAVHMKADLIVMTSHRPAMRTYFLGSNAGHVVRYAKCSVLVVRH, encoded by the coding sequence ATGTTCAAGTCCATTCTCGTGCCCATCGACCTCGCCGACACCGACCTCGCCAAGCCGGCGATCGCAACCGCCGCGACGCTGTCGCAGACTTGGAGCGGCTCGGTGCGCCTGCTCAACGTGCTGCCGATGACACCGGTGATGCTGGCCGAATACGTGCCGGCCGATTTCGACGAGCAGCAGCGCCAGACCTCGGAGGAAGCCCTCGCCATCGTCGCGCGCGAATCCGGCATCGAGGCCGGACGCATCTCCAGCGTGGTGCGCCAGGGCGGCATCTATCACGAGATCCTGGAGGAAGCGGTGCACATGAAGGCCGATCTGATCGTGATGACATCGCACCGGCCGGCGATGCGCACCTATTTCCTCGGCTCCAACGCCGGTCACGTCGTGCGCTACGCGAAGTGCTCGGTGCTGGTGGTGAGGCACTGA
- a CDS encoding DUF1127 domain-containing protein, whose amino-acid sequence MTTISQTAGRSLRPSSTSGFFSTLAHAATALFDRLERRTAVKTLNELDDRALGDIGITRSQIEDAVYGQFKAELTRYL is encoded by the coding sequence ATGACCACGATCTCGCAAACTGCCGGGCGGAGTTTACGCCCATCCTCGACGAGCGGATTTTTCAGCACGCTCGCCCACGCCGCCACTGCGTTGTTCGACCGCCTGGAGCGCCGCACCGCCGTCAAGACGCTGAACGAACTCGACGACCGCGCCCTGGGCGACATCGGGATCACGCGCAGCCAGATTGAAGACGCCGTCTACGGGCAGTTCAAGGCCGAGCTGACGCGGTATCTGTGA
- a CDS encoding aminotransferase-like domain-containing protein has product MSKFEYVKLADAIAADITKGTLRPGDRLPPQRNFAYDRGIAVSTASRVYTELLRRGLVVGEVGRGTFISGDIRREVEALSEPRDARIDFEVNYPLLPQQWAMIAKSLAGLERVDALESALRVSTSTGTKSARNAAAAYLARKDFTPQAEQIVFTANGKQSLAAALAALVPTGGRCGVEALTYPYVKSIAARLGVTLVPIPMDEHGARPDAIQKAHREAHLSALYLQPIIQNPLGVTMNATRRADIMRVAEKLDLTIVEDTVYGFLADDTPLAALGPDRCIVIDSLSKKVAPGLALGILVTPPHLRESVMSAVRTGGWIASGHALASGQRLMADGTVAELTRLKRIDAGRRQQTAARLLSGYQLAADPRSYHLWLTLPPHWRSQTFVAAAARRGIALTPSSTFAIAHGHAPNAVRLALAPPSPEQLDSGLRTLVSLLGTKEEDFDSTE; this is encoded by the coding sequence ATGTCCAAGTTCGAGTACGTGAAGCTCGCCGATGCCATTGCGGCCGATATCACTAAAGGCACGTTAAGGCCCGGCGACCGGCTGCCCCCGCAGCGCAATTTTGCCTATGACCGTGGCATTGCCGTCTCGACCGCGAGCCGGGTTTATACGGAGTTGCTCCGCCGCGGCCTCGTGGTCGGCGAGGTCGGCCGCGGCACCTTCATCTCCGGCGACATCCGGCGCGAGGTCGAGGCGCTGAGCGAGCCGCGCGACGCGCGGATCGACTTCGAGGTCAATTATCCGTTATTGCCGCAGCAATGGGCGATGATCGCCAAGAGCCTTGCAGGGCTGGAGCGCGTCGATGCACTCGAATCCGCGCTGCGCGTCTCGACCAGCACCGGCACCAAGAGCGCGCGCAATGCCGCCGCCGCCTATCTCGCGCGCAAGGATTTCACGCCACAGGCCGAGCAGATCGTGTTCACCGCCAACGGCAAGCAATCGCTCGCCGCCGCGCTCGCCGCTCTCGTTCCCACCGGCGGCCGCTGCGGCGTCGAGGCGCTGACCTACCCTTACGTCAAGAGCATCGCGGCGCGTCTCGGCGTGACGCTGGTCCCGATTCCGATGGACGAGCACGGCGCGCGCCCCGACGCGATCCAGAAGGCGCATCGCGAGGCGCATCTGTCGGCGCTGTATCTCCAGCCCATCATCCAGAATCCGCTCGGCGTCACCATGAACGCGACGCGGCGCGCCGACATCATGCGCGTCGCCGAAAAGCTCGACCTCACCATCGTCGAGGACACCGTCTACGGCTTCCTCGCCGACGACACGCCGCTCGCCGCGCTCGGGCCGGACCGCTGCATCGTGATCGACAGCCTGTCCAAGAAGGTCGCGCCGGGCCTCGCGCTCGGCATCCTCGTCACGCCGCCGCACCTGCGCGAGAGCGTGATGAGCGCGGTCCGCACCGGCGGCTGGATCGCCTCGGGCCACGCGCTCGCGTCCGGGCAGCGGCTGATGGCCGACGGCACAGTCGCCGAGCTGACGCGGCTGAAACGGATCGATGCCGGACGCCGGCAGCAGACCGCGGCCAGGCTGCTGTCGGGCTACCAGCTCGCGGCCGACCCGCGATCCTATCATCTCTGGCTGACGCTGCCGCCGCACTGGCGCTCGCAAACCTTCGTCGCCGCAGCCGCCCGGCGCGGCATCGCACTGACGCCGTCCTCGACGTTTGCGATTGCGCATGGACATGCACCGAACGCGGTGCGGCTCGCGCTCGCCCCGCCATCGCCCGAGCAGCTCGATTCCGGCCTGCGCACGCTCGTGTCGCTGCTCGGCACCAAGGAAGAGGATTTCGACTCGACGGAGTAG
- a CDS encoding YdcF family protein, translated as MSAMHHTARTLTADEIAEINRTHLINMPLRPADLLFMFGTREDVALRADTAARLWRDGLFRWSIVSGGVTPGSEQSECTIIKAAMVAAGIPAELVLEEHRAMNTGENVMFSLPVIDAALGLQNIRSVICLGNTWTARRYPMTLHRHWPEVEKMLLTVDSFATPRALWHTDAEFRRRMLHEWDKIEPYRAKGFIAEWPQT; from the coding sequence ATGTCAGCCATGCATCACACGGCGCGCACGCTTACGGCGGATGAGATCGCCGAGATCAACCGCACGCATCTGATCAATATGCCGCTTCGGCCGGCCGACCTGTTGTTCATGTTCGGCACCCGCGAGGACGTCGCGCTGCGCGCCGATACGGCCGCAAGGCTGTGGCGCGACGGTCTTTTTCGCTGGTCGATTGTCAGCGGCGGCGTGACGCCGGGCTCGGAGCAATCGGAGTGCACCATCATCAAGGCTGCGATGGTTGCCGCCGGCATTCCGGCGGAACTTGTCCTCGAGGAGCATCGTGCGATGAACACCGGCGAGAACGTGATGTTCTCGCTGCCGGTCATCGACGCGGCGCTCGGCCTGCAAAACATCCGCAGCGTGATCTGCCTCGGCAATACCTGGACCGCGCGCCGCTACCCGATGACGCTGCACCGGCACTGGCCCGAGGTCGAGAAGATGCTGCTCACGGTTGACAGCTTTGCAACGCCGCGCGCGCTGTGGCACACCGATGCCGAGTTTCGCCGCCGCATGCTGCATGAATGGGACAAGATCGAGCCGTACAGGGCGAAAGGCTTCATCGCGGAATGGCCGCAGACCTGA
- a CDS encoding bifunctional diguanylate cyclase/phosphodiesterase, with protein MYQVLYCLTDQHDWRLVALGGAVCLLASAAAISLFLRARAASGGARVAWIALDAIVAGCGIWATHFIAMLAYGPGAGGAYNVPVTVLSLIFAIAVTFIGLSISVSSTRATLIGLGGAVVGGGVAAMHYTGMMALEIPAHVGWEIGTVTVSIVLGIVFGSLALVVAGRHDSLASALSATALLTLAIVSHHFTAMGAVELTPDPAIVISGLSIPPASLSVLTASAAVAIIAIALAAALLDRRAKGELGRQQVVLDTALENMSQGLCMFDADGKIMLFNDRYAAMLRRTDILLTGRLLVDVLKEEQAKGQWQGDADDFFARLVADAREGRTTTDIVNRFGRSVRVVNQPMQGGGWVATFEDITEWLEAQAKISHMARHDALTSLPNRVLFHEQLEQGLPRAKSSDQLAVLCLDLDHFKDINDSLGHPIGDALLKEVGRRLQATVGESDTVARLGGDEFAVVQIGRSEEAAARALAGRLVEVISAPYQIDDHQIVIGVSIGISLSPQDGSDPNELLKNADLALYRAKADGRGTYRFFETGMDARAQARRLLEMDLRAALQRNEFEVYYQPIRDVASDRVVAFEALLRWNHPHRGLIAPINFIPLAEETGLIVQLGEFVLRSACADAATWPDDVDVAVNLSPIQFKSPNLIASVTDALAASGLAARRLELEITESVLLQNSEATLTTLHELRAMSVRISLDDFGTGYSSLSYLRSFPFDKIKIDRSFVSELATREDSMAIIRAVTGLGRSLGIVTTAEGVENDAQLELLRREGCTQAQGYLFSKPRPASDVAMMLERPRLRASA; from the coding sequence ATGTATCAAGTTCTCTACTGTCTCACGGACCAGCACGACTGGCGCCTGGTCGCACTCGGCGGCGCGGTGTGTCTGCTCGCCAGCGCGGCAGCGATCAGCCTGTTCCTCCGCGCACGCGCGGCGAGCGGGGGAGCCCGCGTCGCATGGATCGCGCTTGATGCCATCGTCGCCGGCTGTGGCATCTGGGCAACCCATTTCATCGCGATGCTGGCCTACGGGCCTGGTGCGGGCGGCGCTTACAACGTTCCAGTGACGGTCCTGTCGCTGATCTTCGCGATCGCGGTCACCTTCATTGGTCTCAGCATCTCGGTGTCGTCGACGCGCGCGACCCTGATCGGGCTCGGTGGTGCCGTCGTTGGTGGTGGCGTGGCCGCCATGCATTACACCGGCATGATGGCGCTCGAGATTCCCGCGCATGTCGGCTGGGAGATCGGCACCGTGACGGTCTCGATCGTTCTCGGCATCGTCTTTGGATCGCTGGCCCTGGTCGTTGCGGGGCGACATGACAGCCTGGCGAGCGCGCTTAGCGCGACGGCCCTGCTGACGCTTGCCATCGTCTCACATCATTTCACCGCCATGGGCGCGGTGGAGCTGACGCCGGATCCGGCGATCGTCATCAGCGGCCTCTCGATCCCGCCGGCGTCATTGTCCGTCCTCACCGCCAGCGCCGCGGTCGCCATCATCGCGATCGCGCTCGCGGCGGCTCTGCTCGACCGCCGCGCCAAGGGCGAACTGGGACGCCAGCAGGTGGTGCTGGACACCGCGCTCGAGAACATGTCGCAGGGACTGTGCATGTTCGATGCGGACGGCAAGATCATGCTGTTCAACGACCGCTATGCCGCAATGCTCCGCCGCACCGATATCCTGCTCACCGGCCGTCTGCTGGTCGATGTGCTGAAGGAGGAGCAGGCCAAGGGCCAGTGGCAGGGCGATGCCGACGACTTCTTTGCCCGCCTCGTGGCCGACGCGCGGGAGGGCCGCACCACGACCGACATCGTCAACCGGTTCGGCCGCTCTGTCCGGGTCGTCAACCAGCCGATGCAGGGCGGCGGCTGGGTCGCGACGTTCGAAGACATCACCGAATGGCTGGAGGCGCAGGCCAAGATCTCGCACATGGCGCGCCATGACGCGCTGACCAGCCTGCCGAATCGCGTGCTGTTCCACGAGCAGCTGGAGCAGGGCCTGCCCCGGGCGAAGTCGAGCGACCAGCTCGCGGTGCTGTGTCTGGATCTCGACCACTTCAAGGACATCAACGACTCGCTCGGCCATCCGATCGGCGATGCTCTGCTGAAGGAGGTCGGCCGCAGGCTGCAGGCCACCGTCGGCGAGAGCGACACCGTGGCGCGGCTTGGCGGCGACGAGTTCGCCGTGGTCCAGATCGGACGCTCGGAGGAAGCCGCGGCGAGAGCCCTTGCCGGCCGCCTCGTCGAGGTGATCTCCGCGCCTTACCAGATCGACGACCATCAGATCGTCATCGGTGTCTCGATCGGCATCTCGCTGTCGCCGCAGGACGGCAGCGATCCGAACGAGCTCCTGAAGAACGCCGACCTCGCGCTGTACCGCGCCAAGGCGGACGGCCGCGGCACCTATCGCTTCTTCGAGACCGGCATGGATGCGCGCGCGCAGGCGCGGCGCTTGCTGGAGATGGATCTGCGCGCGGCGCTTCAGCGCAACGAGTTCGAGGTCTACTACCAGCCGATCCGCGACGTCGCCAGCGACCGGGTCGTCGCCTTCGAGGCGCTGCTGCGCTGGAACCATCCGCACCGTGGCCTGATCGCTCCCATCAATTTCATTCCGCTGGCGGAGGAGACCGGCCTCATCGTCCAGCTCGGCGAGTTCGTCCTGCGCAGCGCCTGCGCCGATGCGGCCACATGGCCCGACGACGTCGACGTCGCGGTCAACCTGTCGCCGATCCAGTTCAAGAGCCCGAACCTGATCGCATCCGTGACCGACGCGCTGGCCGCCTCGGGGCTCGCGGCGCGCCGTCTCGAGCTCGAGATCACCGAATCGGTGCTGCTCCAGAACAGCGAGGCGACGCTGACCACCTTGCACGAGCTGCGTGCCATGAGCGTGCGGATCTCGCTCGACGATTTCGGTACCGGCTATTCGTCGCTGAGCTATTTGCGCAGCTTCCCGTTCGACAAGATCAAGATCGACCGCTCCTTCGTGTCCGAGCTGGCGACGCGCGAGGATTCGATGGCGATCATCCGCGCCGTGACCGGCCTCGGCCGCAGCCTCGGCATCGTCACCACGGCGGAAGGCGTCGAGAACGACGCGCAGCTCGAGCTCTTGCGGCGCGAGGGCTGCACCCAGGCGCAGGGTTATCTGTTCAGCAAGCCGCGGCCGGCGTCCGATGTCGCGATGATGCTGGAACGCCCGCGGCTGCGTGCGTCGGCGTAG